From the genome of Pseudomonas sp. AB6, one region includes:
- a CDS encoding short chain dehydrogenase has product MKILLIGATGTLGSAIEKELAPRHEIVRIGRKSGDFQVDISDSASIRKLFERVGMFDALVCAAGNVNFAPLADMTELDFALGLQDKLMGQVNLLLIGREFANDGASFTFTTGITSHDPIRTGASASLVNAAIDAFVRAAAIELPRGLRVNSVSPNVLVESMGAYASYFRGFKPLLASEAALAYAKSVEGLQTGQTYHVG; this is encoded by the coding sequence ATGAAAATTCTTCTGATTGGCGCCACTGGGACTTTAGGATCGGCCATCGAAAAGGAGTTGGCTCCCCGCCATGAGATTGTCCGCATTGGCCGCAAGAGTGGTGACTTCCAAGTGGATATTAGTGACAGCGCGTCCATCAGAAAACTGTTCGAACGGGTAGGCATGTTCGATGCGTTGGTGTGCGCGGCAGGCAACGTGAATTTTGCGCCATTGGCCGACATGACTGAACTCGACTTTGCGTTGGGCCTCCAGGACAAACTCATGGGCCAGGTTAACTTGCTACTGATAGGGCGTGAATTTGCCAATGACGGCGCCTCGTTCACGTTCACCACCGGCATCACCAGCCATGACCCGATTCGAACCGGAGCCTCGGCCAGCCTGGTGAACGCAGCCATCGATGCGTTTGTTCGTGCGGCCGCCATCGAGTTGCCTCGCGGTTTGCGAGTGAACTCGGTGAGTCCAAATGTTTTGGTAGAGTCCATGGGCGCCTATGCGTCCTATTTCCGAGGCTTCAAGCCGCTGCTTGCGTCAGAAGCAGCGCTGGCATACGCGAAAAGCGTCGAAGGTTTACAAACCGGTCAGACGTATCACGTCGGCTGA
- a CDS encoding NAD(P)/FAD-dependent oxidoreductase, whose protein sequence is MLRITELKLPIDHPEDDLRPALLLRLGIDSDELLDFTLFKRSYDARKKSSELCFIYTVDFEVRDEAELLRKFADDRHIGVAPDISYNVVGHAPEGLRERPIVVGFGPCGIFAGLLLAQMGFKPIILERGTEVRQRTKDTWGLWRKNVLNPESNVQFGEGGAGTFSDGKLYSQIKDPKFHGRKVLHEFVKAGAPEEILYVSKPHIGTFRLTGVVENMRHQIEALGGEVRFQQRVTDVLIDNGQLQGVVLSSGEQIESKHVILALGHSARDTFRMLHGRGVYMEAKPFSVGFRIEHPQSLIDRARLGKYAGHPKLGSADYKLVYHAKNGRSVYSFCMCPGGTVVAATSELHRVVTNGMSQYSRNERNANSGIVVGITPEDYPGGPLAGIELQERLESRAYVLGGSNYEAPAQLVGDFIAGKASSALGSVEPSYKPGVKLVDLADALPAYAIEAIREALPAFDKQIKGFAQHDAILTGIETRTSSPLRITRDNTLQSLNVKGLFPAGEGAGYAGGILSAGVDGIRVAEALARDMLGIEG, encoded by the coding sequence ATGTTACGAATCACCGAACTCAAGCTGCCAATCGATCACCCGGAAGACGACCTGCGCCCTGCCCTGCTGCTGCGTCTGGGGATCGACAGTGATGAGCTGCTCGACTTCACGCTATTCAAACGTAGCTACGACGCACGGAAAAAATCATCGGAACTGTGTTTCATCTACACCGTCGATTTTGAGGTGCGGGATGAAGCCGAGCTATTGCGCAAGTTCGCCGATGATCGCCACATCGGCGTGGCGCCCGATATCAGCTATAACGTTGTCGGGCACGCACCTGAAGGGTTGAGGGAGCGCCCGATAGTGGTCGGCTTTGGTCCATGTGGGATTTTCGCCGGTTTACTCTTGGCACAAATGGGCTTTAAACCGATCATCCTCGAACGCGGCACTGAAGTTCGCCAGCGTACCAAGGACACTTGGGGGTTGTGGCGCAAAAACGTGTTGAATCCGGAGTCTAACGTGCAGTTTGGCGAAGGCGGCGCCGGAACATTTTCCGACGGCAAGCTTTATAGCCAGATCAAAGATCCGAAATTTCACGGGCGCAAAGTGCTGCATGAGTTCGTCAAAGCGGGTGCGCCAGAAGAGATTCTTTACGTCAGCAAACCGCACATCGGTACGTTTCGCCTAACCGGTGTAGTGGAGAACATGCGTCACCAGATAGAAGCGTTGGGTGGCGAAGTCCGCTTCCAGCAGCGCGTTACTGACGTGTTGATCGATAACGGCCAGTTGCAGGGTGTTGTCTTGAGCAGCGGTGAGCAGATCGAATCGAAGCACGTAATTCTCGCGTTGGGCCACAGCGCTCGCGACACCTTTCGCATGCTCCATGGGCGGGGCGTATACATGGAAGCCAAACCGTTCTCCGTGGGCTTTCGTATAGAACACCCGCAATCGCTGATCGACCGCGCACGCTTGGGTAAATATGCCGGCCACCCCAAATTGGGCTCGGCTGATTACAAACTGGTATACCACGCGAAAAACGGTCGATCGGTATACAGCTTTTGTATGTGCCCCGGCGGCACAGTGGTGGCCGCGACATCCGAACTTCACCGGGTGGTTACCAACGGCATGAGCCAATACTCGCGTAACGAGCGCAATGCCAACTCCGGCATCGTCGTCGGCATCACGCCTGAGGATTATCCGGGTGGCCCATTGGCCGGTATCGAATTGCAGGAACGGCTGGAGTCGCGGGCCTACGTGCTGGGCGGCAGCAACTATGAAGCGCCCGCGCAGCTGGTGGGTGACTTTATTGCTGGCAAGGCGTCGAGCGCACTGGGCAGCGTCGAGCCGTCGTACAAACCTGGGGTGAAACTGGTAGATCTGGCGGACGCCCTGCCCGCGTACGCGATTGAGGCGATCAGAGAAGCGTTGCCAGCGTTCGATAAACAGATCAAAGGTTTCGCCCAGCACGATGCGATTCTGACGGGCATCGAAACCCGCACCTCGTCGCCGCTGCGCATCACCCGCGATAACACCCTGCAAAGCCTGAACGTCAAAGGCCTGTTTCCGGCCGGTGAAGGCGCCGGATACGCAGGCGGAATCTTGTCTGCCGGCGTCGACGGCATTCGGGTGGCCGAGGCGTTAGCTCGGGATATGTTGGGGATTGAGGGTTAA
- a CDS encoding PLP-dependent cysteine synthase family protein, whose product MMSDTRQWAREAIRIIEADFQRSADTHLIPLELPGLPGVELYFKDESSHPTGSLKHRLARSLFLYALCNGWLRAGAPVIEASSGSTAISEAYFARLLGLQFVAVMPATTSQEKIAQIAFYGGKSHLVQDPTQIYAESERLARESGGHFMDQFTYAERATDWRANNNIAESIFQQLRFERYPEPSWLVSSPGTGGTTATLGRYVRYRQHSTRVLCADAERSVFFDYYQSGDASLRLDCGSRIEGIGRPRVEASFLPKVIDAMVKVPDALSLAAMHYLAQRLGRRVGGSSGTNLIGALLVASEMVAAGESGSIVAILCDGGERYATTYYDQAWLTTQGYELSGLIDSIADCAEKGEALPEGVLRAGI is encoded by the coding sequence ATGATGAGCGATACCAGGCAGTGGGCCCGTGAAGCGATTCGAATCATCGAAGCGGACTTCCAGCGTAGCGCCGATACCCATTTGATCCCCTTGGAACTACCCGGCTTGCCGGGCGTCGAGTTGTACTTCAAGGATGAGTCCAGTCACCCCACTGGCAGCCTCAAGCATCGCTTGGCGCGGTCGCTGTTTCTCTATGCGTTGTGCAATGGCTGGCTTAGGGCAGGCGCGCCAGTGATTGAGGCGTCTAGCGGTTCGACAGCGATATCCGAAGCTTATTTCGCCCGTTTGTTGGGTTTGCAGTTTGTCGCGGTAATGCCTGCCACAACCTCTCAGGAGAAAATCGCGCAAATCGCGTTTTACGGGGGCAAAAGCCATCTGGTTCAAGACCCAACTCAGATCTACGCTGAGTCCGAGCGCCTCGCCCGAGAAAGCGGTGGTCATTTCATGGACCAGTTCACTTATGCCGAGCGCGCGACTGATTGGCGAGCCAATAACAACATCGCTGAATCGATCTTCCAACAACTGCGTTTCGAGCGTTACCCGGAGCCGAGTTGGCTGGTTTCAAGCCCTGGCACCGGCGGGACGACGGCGACGCTAGGTCGCTACGTGCGCTATCGCCAACACAGCACGCGGGTGTTGTGCGCTGATGCTGAGCGTTCAGTTTTTTTTGACTATTACCAGAGCGGCGACGCGAGTTTACGCCTGGACTGTGGTTCACGCATTGAAGGTATCGGTCGGCCCAGGGTAGAGGCCTCGTTTTTGCCGAAAGTGATCGATGCGATGGTCAAGGTGCCCGACGCATTGTCGCTGGCCGCCATGCATTACTTGGCGCAGCGCTTGGGTCGCCGAGTGGGCGGCTCTAGCGGAACCAATTTGATCGGCGCGCTATTGGTCGCGAGCGAGATGGTTGCCGCAGGTGAGTCGGGGTCCATCGTGGCGATTTTGTGTGACGGCGGCGAACGATACGCGACCACCTATTACGATCAAGCGTGGCTGACGACGCAGGGGTATGAACTGAGCGGGCTAATCGACAGCATCGCCGATTGTGCTGAAAAAGGTGAGGCACTGCCAGAAGGCGTGTTGCGCGCCGGTATTTGA
- a CDS encoding glycine zipper 2TM domain-containing protein has product MRKSVLLVASFTAMALTLGGCTSSLTGDSYSRDEARTVQTVRMGTIDSLRPVKIEGTKTPIGAGAGAVVGGVAGSAIGGGRGSIITAVIGAVAGGLLGSATEEGLTRAQGVEITVREDDGTMRAYVQQVQENEIFRVGERVRIMTVNGTSRVAH; this is encoded by the coding sequence ATGCGTAAGTCTGTTCTGCTGGTTGCTTCGTTCACTGCGATGGCATTGACACTGGGCGGCTGTACCTCAAGTCTTACCGGGGACTCGTATTCCCGAGATGAGGCTCGGACAGTACAGACCGTACGCATGGGCACCATCGACTCTTTGCGTCCCGTTAAAATCGAAGGTACTAAAACGCCCATTGGCGCTGGCGCTGGTGCGGTAGTTGGTGGTGTGGCCGGGAGCGCTATTGGTGGCGGTCGCGGCAGCATCATCACTGCGGTGATTGGTGCGGTCGCGGGCGGTCTGTTGGGTTCGGCCACGGAAGAAGGTTTGACCCGTGCGCAGGGCGTAGAGATTACCGTGCGTGAAGACGATGGCACGATGCGCGCCTATGTCCAGCAAGTGCAGGAAAATGAAATTTTCCGTGTGGGCGAACGAGTTCGCATCATGACTGTGAACGGTACAAGCCGAGTTGCTCACTAA
- the pdxH gene encoding pyridoxamine 5'-phosphate oxidase, producing MTQVLADMRRDYTRDGLNETQAPDEPFALFHEWFAQAVKTEQAPVEANAMTVATVDEEGRPHCRILLLKGLDDQGFTFFTNYESAKGQQLAARPHAAMTFFWPSLERQVRIEGRVVKVSAQESDAYFQVRPLGSRLGAWASPQSRVIADRAELEAMLKNTEQRFSDSQPHCPEHWGGYRLLPERIEFWQGRPSRLHDRLNYRVENEAWVCERLAP from the coding sequence ATGACCCAAGTTTTGGCCGATATGCGTCGTGATTACACCCGAGATGGTTTGAACGAAACTCAGGCGCCGGACGAGCCTTTTGCCTTGTTTCATGAGTGGTTCGCGCAGGCGGTGAAAACCGAGCAAGCGCCGGTCGAAGCCAATGCCATGACCGTGGCAACCGTTGATGAAGAAGGCCGCCCTCATTGCCGGATTTTACTGCTAAAGGGGCTCGACGATCAGGGCTTCACGTTCTTCACAAACTACGAGAGCGCCAAAGGTCAGCAGTTGGCTGCGCGCCCTCATGCGGCCATGACGTTCTTCTGGCCCTCTCTGGAGCGTCAGGTACGGATTGAGGGGCGTGTGGTTAAAGTCAGCGCGCAAGAGTCGGACGCTTATTTTCAGGTTCGCCCCCTAGGTAGCCGTCTGGGCGCATGGGCGTCTCCGCAAAGCCGAGTGATTGCCGATCGTGCCGAACTTGAAGCGATGCTCAAGAATACCGAACAGCGGTTCAGCGACTCACAACCCCACTGCCCAGAGCATTGGGGCGGATATCGCCTGTTACCGGAACGAATCGAATTCTGGCAAGGGCGCCCAAGCCGTCTGCATGATCGCTTGAACTATCGCGTTGAAAACGAAGCGTGGGTCTGTGAGCGACTTGCCCCCTGA
- a CDS encoding OmpA family protein → MSSNKTLAFALCLAVTGCAQTPQNGVAEGGINWWPFGAHQASDKAPDQASAAKPDAKGTAPSAPTAVKAEAAAAKVDVKNSASIPAPAAVAPVVAAATPATETHWWWPFETKQQKEAARPLLAVRAEPVPMPDPKITQAWLDDYEPRLRLAIKDSPFELERRENLLVITAPADSSFNHDRPTMLLPVTLGPISRLAKIVEADPKTAVLVLGHADTTGLITDSQKLTQERASSVAAIFRMSGLERNRLGMRGMGSIMPRAANDSAEGRKLNRRIEIVMTPQVTMVALLSKYSMPAPGPATLVAIQTPAPVAATPAPGAKTVASSKKTAPVKKAAAKKPVAKKAAPAKKATPAKTDAPAKKDIPEDQAKAN, encoded by the coding sequence ATGTCATCTAACAAAACTCTCGCGTTTGCGTTGTGTCTGGCTGTCACTGGTTGTGCCCAAACGCCGCAGAATGGCGTCGCCGAAGGTGGTATCAACTGGTGGCCCTTTGGCGCTCATCAAGCTTCGGACAAGGCGCCGGACCAGGCATCTGCGGCCAAGCCCGATGCGAAGGGCACCGCCCCGTCTGCGCCTACTGCTGTGAAAGCTGAGGCCGCTGCCGCTAAAGTTGACGTCAAGAACTCTGCCTCTATTCCGGCGCCTGCCGCAGTTGCGCCGGTAGTTGCCGCTGCCACGCCTGCTACTGAGACTCATTGGTGGTGGCCGTTCGAGACCAAACAACAAAAGGAAGCAGCCAGGCCGCTCCTCGCCGTCCGCGCAGAACCTGTGCCGATGCCAGACCCGAAAATCACCCAAGCGTGGCTCGATGATTACGAGCCGCGGTTGCGTTTAGCAATTAAAGACAGCCCGTTCGAGCTCGAGCGCCGCGAGAACCTACTGGTCATCACCGCCCCTGCGGACAGCTCGTTCAACCACGACCGCCCGACCATGCTATTGCCGGTCACTCTTGGTCCAATCTCCAGACTGGCAAAAATTGTCGAAGCTGATCCGAAAACCGCTGTGCTCGTGCTGGGTCATGCCGACACCACTGGCTTAATAACAGACAGTCAAAAGTTGACCCAGGAGCGGGCGTCTTCGGTCGCTGCTATTTTCCGCATGAGCGGCTTGGAACGTAACCGCTTGGGCATGCGTGGCATGGGTTCGATCATGCCGCGTGCGGCAAACGACAGCGCCGAGGGCCGCAAGTTGAACCGTCGGATTGAGATCGTGATGACGCCGCAGGTCACGATGGTCGCCTTGCTTAGCAAGTACAGCATGCCAGCGCCAGGCCCAGCGACGCTGGTCGCCATTCAGACGCCGGCGCCGGTTGCCGCCACGCCCGCACCTGGGGCTAAAACCGTCGCGAGCTCCAAAAAAACGGCTCCGGTGAAGAAAGCGGCCGCCAAAAAACCAGTTGCCAAAAAAGCTGCGCCAGCGAAGAAGGCGACTCCAGCCAAAACTGACGCACCAGCAAAGAAAGACATACCGGAAGATCAGGCCAAAGCCAACTAA
- a CDS encoding serine hydrolase domain-containing protein: MQIQGHYELKFEAVREAFAALFDDPQERGGAVCIQIGGETVVDLWAGTADKDGTEVWHSDTIANVFSCTKPFTAVTALQLVGEGKLHLDDPVANLWPAFATAGKDKITLRQLLCHQAGLPALRQMLPAEALYNWQTMTDALAAEEPWWTPGQGHGYAAMTYGWLVGEMLRRADGRGPGESISARIAQPLGLDFHVGLADEAFYRVAHIARGKGNPGDAAAQRLLQTTMREPSSMTARAFTNPPSIMTSTNKPEWRRMQQPAANGHGNARSLAGFYTALLDGRLLEAELLGELTREHSVGPDKTLLTPTRFGLGCMLDQPQVPNATYGLGPKAFGHPGAGGSTGFADPEREVAFGFVTNTLGPYVLMDPRAQSLVRVLANCF; this comes from the coding sequence GTGCAGATTCAGGGTCATTACGAACTTAAATTTGAAGCAGTGCGCGAAGCCTTCGCTGCGCTCTTCGATGACCCTCAAGAGCGCGGTGGCGCGGTGTGCATCCAGATTGGCGGCGAAACTGTAGTCGACCTTTGGGCTGGGACGGCGGACAAGGACGGCACCGAGGTTTGGCACAGCGATACCATTGCCAATGTGTTTTCCTGCACGAAACCCTTTACTGCCGTCACTGCGTTGCAATTGGTGGGTGAAGGTAAGTTGCACTTGGACGATCCGGTCGCCAACCTTTGGCCAGCGTTTGCTACTGCCGGCAAAGATAAAATTACGTTACGTCAGTTGCTTTGCCATCAGGCGGGATTACCGGCGTTGCGACAGATGTTGCCTGCCGAAGCGCTATATAACTGGCAAACAATGACCGATGCGCTAGCCGCTGAAGAACCATGGTGGACGCCTGGCCAGGGTCACGGCTACGCCGCCATGACTTATGGCTGGTTGGTCGGGGAGATGCTGCGCCGCGCTGACGGACGAGGTCCGGGAGAATCAATCTCGGCCCGTATAGCACAACCCTTAGGTCTCGATTTTCACGTTGGGCTGGCGGATGAAGCGTTTTACCGTGTTGCGCATATCGCTCGCGGCAAGGGTAATCCGGGTGACGCAGCCGCACAGCGTCTGTTGCAAACGACAATGCGCGAACCGTCTTCCATGACCGCACGGGCGTTTACCAATCCGCCATCGATCATGACCAGCACCAACAAACCTGAGTGGCGGCGCATGCAACAACCTGCGGCCAATGGTCACGGCAACGCTCGTAGCCTCGCAGGCTTTTACACCGCGTTACTTGACGGTCGTTTGCTTGAAGCCGAGTTGCTAGGTGAGCTGACGCGCGAGCACAGCGTGGGGCCCGATAAAACCTTGCTGACCCCCACCCGGTTTGGGCTCGGCTGTATGCTCGATCAGCCGCAAGTGCCTAATGCGACCTACGGTCTTGGGCCTAAAGCTTTTGGCCATCCTGGCGCCGGCGGCTCTACAGGATTTGCTGATCCCGAGCGCGAGGTGGCATTTGGTTTTGTCACCAACACGCTAGGGCCTTACGTATTAATGGATCCACGCGCACAATCACTGGTGCGCGTATTGGCGAATTGTTTTTAG
- the dinG gene encoding ATP-dependent DNA helicase DinG: MISNELKSQIQGAYSRFLEAKSLKPRYGQRLMIAEIAKVLGDIDTDEEGRRSGDPAVVAVEAGTGTGKTVAYAIAAIPTAKAAGKRLVIATATVALQEQIVYKDLPDLMRNSGLNFTFALAKGRGRYMCLSKLDVLLQEGNAQTATAQLFEEEGFKIEVDEASQKLFTSMIEKLAGNKWDGDRDSWPQALEDQDWARVTTDHSQCTNRHCPNFQQCAFYKAREGMGKVDVIVTNHDMVLADLALGGGAVLPDPRETLYVFDEGHHLPDKAIGHFAHYTRLRSTSDWLEQTAKNLAKLLAQHPLPGDLGKLIEQVPELAREIKTQQQFMFAACEQLADFKPGEDMQGRERPRHRFIGGLVPEHMREMGAELKKGFARLDDLFTRLTELLKTGMDGEVNIGIASHQAEEWYPLFGSLLARAHGNWELWTAFTVEDPEDSPPMARWLTLADSGSLFDIEVNASPILAAEMLRRNLWNIAYGALVTSATLTALGKFDRYRMRAGLPKGSVTAVVPSPFHHADAGVLRVPDLKADPRDAVAHTAAIIRELPRLVEGSRGTLVLFSSRKQMQDVFDGLERDWRKQVFIQGNLSKQETLNKHKARVDSGESSVLFGLASFAEGVDLPGAYCEHVVIAKIPFAVPDDPVEAALAEWIEARGGNPFMEIAVPDASLRLVQACGRLLRTEEDRGTITLLDRRVVTQRYGKAILNALPPFRREIS; the protein is encoded by the coding sequence ATGATCAGTAACGAACTCAAATCCCAAATTCAGGGCGCTTATTCGCGTTTCCTCGAAGCCAAGAGCCTGAAGCCGCGTTATGGCCAGCGCTTGATGATCGCCGAGATCGCCAAAGTGCTCGGCGATATCGACACTGATGAAGAAGGTCGACGCTCGGGTGATCCCGCTGTGGTCGCGGTCGAAGCGGGCACCGGTACCGGTAAAACTGTTGCCTACGCGATTGCAGCAATCCCCACGGCGAAAGCGGCCGGCAAGCGTCTGGTTATTGCCACGGCCACCGTCGCGCTGCAAGAGCAGATCGTTTACAAGGATCTGCCAGACCTGATGCGCAACAGCGGGCTTAACTTCACGTTTGCCCTGGCCAAGGGGCGCGGCCGTTACATGTGCCTGTCCAAACTCGACGTGCTATTGCAAGAAGGTAACGCACAAACCGCCACCGCTCAGCTGTTCGAAGAAGAAGGCTTCAAGATCGAAGTTGACGAGGCCAGCCAGAAACTATTCACCAGCATGATCGAAAAGCTCGCTGGCAATAAGTGGGACGGTGACCGCGACAGCTGGCCTCAGGCGCTGGAAGATCAGGACTGGGCGCGAGTCACCACCGACCACAGTCAATGCACCAACCGGCATTGCCCGAACTTTCAGCAGTGCGCCTTTTACAAGGCACGTGAAGGCATGGGCAAGGTCGATGTCATCGTCACCAACCACGATATGGTTCTTGCTGACCTGGCGCTGGGTGGCGGGGCGGTATTGCCTGATCCGCGTGAAACGCTTTACGTGTTCGACGAAGGGCATCACCTGCCAGACAAGGCCATCGGCCATTTTGCCCATTACACACGTCTGCGCTCAACTTCGGATTGGCTGGAACAAACCGCTAAAAACCTGGCCAAGTTGTTGGCTCAACATCCTTTGCCGGGCGATCTGGGCAAACTGATCGAACAGGTCCCAGAGCTGGCGCGGGAGATTAAGACGCAACAACAGTTCATGTTCGCCGCCTGCGAACAGCTGGCCGACTTCAAACCCGGCGAAGACATGCAGGGCCGCGAGCGCCCGCGCCATCGTTTCATCGGTGGGTTGGTGCCCGAGCACATGCGAGAGATGGGCGCCGAGCTGAAAAAAGGATTTGCCCGACTTGATGATCTGTTTACGCGCCTGACCGAACTGCTCAAGACCGGTATGGACGGCGAAGTGAACATCGGCATCGCCAGTCATCAGGCCGAAGAGTGGTATCCGTTATTCGGCAGTCTGCTGGCCCGGGCCCACGGTAACTGGGAGTTGTGGACCGCATTTACAGTTGAAGACCCAGAAGACAGTCCACCCATGGCGCGCTGGCTGACCTTGGCTGACAGCGGCTCGTTGTTCGACATCGAGGTCAACGCCAGCCCCATTCTGGCCGCTGAAATGCTTCGGCGTAATCTGTGGAACATCGCCTATGGCGCGCTGGTGACCTCGGCGACTTTGACCGCGTTGGGCAAGTTCGACCGGTACCGTATGCGGGCCGGATTGCCCAAAGGCTCCGTCACAGCGGTTGTGCCGAGCCCGTTTCACCATGCCGACGCCGGCGTGCTGCGCGTGCCAGACCTCAAGGCTGATCCTCGCGACGCCGTGGCGCATACGGCCGCGATCATCCGTGAGCTGCCAAGGCTGGTAGAGGGTTCACGAGGTACGTTGGTCTTGTTTTCCTCGCGCAAACAGATGCAAGACGTCTTCGACGGCCTTGAGCGCGACTGGCGCAAACAAGTGTTCATTCAGGGCAATCTGTCCAAGCAGGAAACCTTGAACAAGCACAAGGCACGGGTTGACAGCGGTGAGTCCAGCGTACTGTTCGGCTTGGCCAGTTTTGCCGAGGGGGTCGATTTACCCGGCGCTTATTGTGAACACGTAGTGATCGCTAAAATCCCGTTTGCCGTGCCTGATGATCCTGTCGAAGCTGCGCTGGCGGAGTGGATCGAAGCTCGCGGCGGTAACCCGTTCATGGAAATTGCGGTACCGGATGCCTCGCTTCGTCTGGTCCAGGCATGCGGGCGATTGCTGCGCACAGAAGAAGATCGCGGCACCATCACACTGCTCGACCGACGGGTGGTCACCCAGCGTTACGGCAAAGCAATCCTTAACGCGCTACCACCGTTCCGTCGCGAAATTTCCTGA
- a CDS encoding CopD family protein, producing MTAFALVYTLHVLAALVWVGGMFFAWMVLRPAVGAALEGPNRLKLWVQVFPRFFFWVWVAVVVLPITGVGMIGQRFSGFETAPRYVQIMMGLYVVMVALFIRIHSLQLPELRRAVEAEQWQEGAATLGRIRRLVGINLIVGLVLVGVAASRPGF from the coding sequence ATGACAGCTTTTGCCCTTGTTTACACGCTGCATGTGCTGGCGGCCTTGGTCTGGGTCGGCGGCATGTTCTTCGCTTGGATGGTCCTGCGCCCAGCGGTCGGTGCGGCATTGGAGGGTCCCAATCGCCTTAAATTGTGGGTCCAGGTTTTTCCACGGTTCTTTTTCTGGGTCTGGGTGGCGGTAGTGGTGCTGCCAATTACTGGCGTAGGCATGATCGGCCAACGGTTTTCAGGTTTTGAAACCGCACCGCGTTACGTGCAAATCATGATGGGGTTGTACGTGGTGATGGTGGCACTGTTTATCCGCATCCACTCGCTGCAGTTGCCCGAGCTGCGTCGTGCGGTTGAGGCTGAACAATGGCAGGAAGGTGCCGCAACGCTGGGACGCATACGCCGACTGGTGGGAATAAATTTAATTGTCGGGTTGGTATTGGTGGGCGTAGCTGCCAGTCGGCCAGGATTTTGA
- a CDS encoding collagen-like protein gives MRNLRLLAVACSVAMFTPMVLAQVVMVEAHSLMRLPTQTSVLQLDRLEVADYGTLLIPAGVDEVRVGELVLGHEARIAIIPSGQVFNMVIGRGQLASGSQITARGAPGTFLKPALPGRNLTLRLENLTADELSVDARGGSGAPGFFGLDGANGEDPGCLWGEASRGYNGDNGSNGHDGAPGAVVHLELPAAFPAERIKVLVNGGAGGLAGAAGLAGKGGASKGCLVYRASGAKSGTPGQPGQSGAPGRDGSLTVQRL, from the coding sequence ATGCGTAACCTTCGGCTTCTGGCAGTGGCATGCAGCGTCGCAATGTTCACCCCGATGGTCTTGGCCCAAGTGGTAATGGTCGAGGCGCATTCACTAATGCGTCTGCCAACTCAAACCAGCGTCTTGCAGTTGGATCGCCTGGAAGTTGCTGATTACGGTACGTTGCTAATCCCCGCAGGTGTCGACGAAGTCAGAGTCGGTGAGTTGGTGCTGGGCCATGAAGCGCGTATCGCGATTATCCCCAGCGGACAGGTGTTTAACATGGTCATCGGCCGTGGCCAATTAGCATCCGGTAGTCAAATCACTGCGCGCGGTGCGCCCGGCACGTTTCTCAAGCCTGCGCTGCCTGGTCGTAATTTGACCTTGCGTCTGGAAAACCTGACCGCTGATGAGCTCTCAGTCGACGCCCGTGGCGGTTCTGGAGCCCCTGGCTTTTTCGGTTTAGATGGCGCCAATGGCGAAGACCCTGGTTGTCTATGGGGTGAAGCAAGTCGTGGTTACAACGGCGACAACGGCAGCAACGGTCACGATGGCGCGCCAGGTGCAGTGGTACATCTCGAGTTGCCCGCCGCATTCCCTGCCGAACGCATCAAAGTGCTGGTCAACGGCGGAGCTGGAGGGCTTGCCGGTGCTGCTGGATTGGCAGGCAAGGGCGGCGCTTCCAAAGGGTGCCTGGTCTACCGCGCAAGCGGCGCCAAATCAGGCACGCCAGGCCAACCGGGCCAGTCCGGCGCGCCGGGACGCGATGGTTCGTTAACGGTACAGCGGCTGTAG
- a CDS encoding DUF1145 domain-containing protein, whose protein sequence is MKLFWGLGKMLTSGFWLVVLVNMVIALPNPFDLLINMVASLLVLIHLMELVLFNGSLRGRARPWRDRGQILLFGIFHLQSFSRLSVEVAHA, encoded by the coding sequence ATGAAGTTGTTTTGGGGATTGGGGAAAATGTTGACATCGGGTTTCTGGCTGGTGGTGCTGGTTAATATGGTTATTGCATTACCAAATCCTTTTGATTTATTGATCAACATGGTCGCAAGCCTGCTGGTGCTGATCCACTTGATGGAACTGGTTTTGTTCAACGGCAGCCTGCGTGGGCGAGCGCGGCCTTGGAGGGATCGTGGGCAGATCCTGCTGTTTGGTATTTTCCATCTGCAATCTTTTTCCCGCTTGTCGGTGGAGGTCGCTCATGCGTAA